The Papio anubis isolate 15944 chromosome 1, Panubis1.0, whole genome shotgun sequence genome window below encodes:
- the LOC101013375 gene encoding cytochrome P450 4B1 isoform X7: MTHSSSSKVTVPPWDTSWKTPWSFPLQHFCACCFLTQNAFPLCFTQPEPHHPSSFTLNVVSNKKPSKITLSKQALPIQQTGSLDKVVSWAHQFPYAHPLWFGQFIGFLNIYEPDYAKAVYSRGDPKAPDVYDFFLQWIGRGLLVLEGPKWFQHRKLLTPGFHYDVLKPYVALFAESTRVMLDKWEEKAQEGKSFDIFCDVGHMALNTLMKCTFGRGDTGLGHRDSSYYLAVSDLTLLMQQRLVSFHYHNDFIYWLTPHGRRFLRACQVAHDHTDQVIRERKAALQDEKVRKKIQNRRHLDFLDILLGAQDEDDSKLSDADLRAEVDTFMFGGHDTTTSGISWFLYCMALYPEHQHRCREEVREILGDQDSFQWDDLGKMTYLTMCIKESFRLYPPVPQVYCQLSKPVTFVDGRSLPAGSLISMHIYALHRNSAVWPDPEVFDPLRFSTENASKRHPFSFMPFSAGPRYGETQYPRPSGLGRRGWMTSQGRHY; encoded by the exons ATGACCCATTCAAGCTCATCCAAGGTGACTGTCCCACCATGGGACACCTCCTGGAAGACACCGTGGTCTTTCCCACTCCAGCACTTTTGTGCTTGCTGTTTTCTCACCCAGAATGCTTTTCCTTTATGCTTCACACAGCCAGAGCCTCACCATCCTTCAAGTTTCACCTTAAATGTTGTCTCCAACAAGAAGCCTTCCAAGATCACCCTATCGAAGCAGGCCCTCCCT ATCCAGCAGACCGGGAGCCTGGACAAAGTGGTGTCCTGGGCCCACCAGTTCCCGTATGCCCACCCACTCTGGTTCGGACAGTTCATTGGCTTCCTGAACATCTATGAGCCCGACTATGCCAAAGCTGTGTACAGCCGTGGGG ACCCTAAGGCCCCTGATGTGTATGACTTCTTCCTCCAGTGGATTG GGAGAGGCCTGCTAGTTCTTGAGGGGCCCAAGTGGTTCCAGCACCGCAAGCTGCTCACACCTGGCTTTCATTATGATGTGCTGAAGCCCTATGTGGCTCTGTTCGCTGAGTCCACACGTGTCATGCTG GACAAGTGGGAAGAGAAGGCTCAGGAGGGTAAGTCCTTTGACATCTTCTGCGATGTGGGCCACATGGCGCTGAACACGCTCATGAAGTGCACCTTTGGAAGAGGAGACACCGGCCTGGGCCACAG GGACAGCAGCTACTACCTTGCAGTCAGCGATCTCACTCTGTTGATGCAGCAGCGCCTTGTGTCCTTCCACTACCATAATGACTTCATCTACTGGCTCACCCCACATGGCCGCCGCTTCCTGCGGGCCTGCCAGGTGGCCCATGACCATACAG ACCAGGTCATCAGGGAGCGGAAGGCAGCCCTTCAGGATGAGAAGGTGCGGAAGAAGATCCAGAACCGGAGGCACCTGGACTTCCTGGATATTCTCCTGGGTGCCCAG GATGAAGATGACAGCAAGCTGTCAGATGCAGACCTCCGGGCTGAGGTGGACACATTTATGTTTGGAGGCCATGACACCACCACCAGTGGTATCTCCTGGTTTCTCTACTGCATGGCCCTGTACCCTGAGCACCAGCATCGTTGTAGAGAGGAGGTCCGTGAGATCCTGGGGGACCAGGACTCCTTCCAGTG GGATGATCTGGGCAAAATGACTTATCTGACCATGTGCATCAAGGAGAGCTTCCGCCTCTACCCACCTGTGCCCCAGGTGTACTGCCAGCTCAGCAAGCCTGTCACCTTTGTGGATGGCCGGTCTCTACCTGCAG GAAGCCTGATCTCTATGCACATCTATGCCCTCCATAGGAACAGTGCTGTATGGCCCGACCCTGAG GTCTTTGACCCTCTGCGCTTTTCCACTGAGAATGCGTCCAAACGCCATCCCTTTTCCTTTATGCCCTTCTCTGCTGGGCCCAGGTATGGAGAGACCCAGTATCCCAGGCCCTCAGGACTGGGGAGGAGAGGGTGGATGACATCACAGGGGAGGCACTATTAG
- the LOC101013375 gene encoding cytochrome P450 4B1 isoform X10: MGPLGIVRIQSGQNIQQTGSLDKVVSWAHQFPYAHPLWFGQFIGFLNIYEPDYAKAVYSRGDPKAPDVYDFFLQWIGRGLLVLEGPKWFQHRKLLTPGFHYDVLKPYVALFAESTRVMLDKWEEKAQEGKSFDIFCDVGHMALNTLMKCTFGRGDTGLGHRDSSYYLAVSDLTLLMQQRLVSFHYHNDFIYWLTPHGRRFLRACQVAHDHTDQVIRERKAALQDEKVRKKIQNRRHLDFLDILLGAQDEDDSKLSDADLRAEVDTFMFGGHDTTTSGISWFLYCMALYPEHQHRCREEVREILGDQDSFQWDDLGKMTYLTMCIKESFRLYPPVPQVYCQLSKPVTFVDGRSLPAGSLISMHIYALHRNSAVWPDPEVFDPLRFSTENASKRHPFSFMPFSAGPRNCIGQQFAMSEMKVVTAMCLLHFEFSLDPSRLPIKMLQLVLRSKNGIHLHLKPLGPGSGK; this comes from the exons ATGGGACCACTTGGAATTGTGAGGATTCAATCAGGTCAAAAT ATCCAGCAGACCGGGAGCCTGGACAAAGTGGTGTCCTGGGCCCACCAGTTCCCGTATGCCCACCCACTCTGGTTCGGACAGTTCATTGGCTTCCTGAACATCTATGAGCCCGACTATGCCAAAGCTGTGTACAGCCGTGGGG ACCCTAAGGCCCCTGATGTGTATGACTTCTTCCTCCAGTGGATTG GGAGAGGCCTGCTAGTTCTTGAGGGGCCCAAGTGGTTCCAGCACCGCAAGCTGCTCACACCTGGCTTTCATTATGATGTGCTGAAGCCCTATGTGGCTCTGTTCGCTGAGTCCACACGTGTCATGCTG GACAAGTGGGAAGAGAAGGCTCAGGAGGGTAAGTCCTTTGACATCTTCTGCGATGTGGGCCACATGGCGCTGAACACGCTCATGAAGTGCACCTTTGGAAGAGGAGACACCGGCCTGGGCCACAG GGACAGCAGCTACTACCTTGCAGTCAGCGATCTCACTCTGTTGATGCAGCAGCGCCTTGTGTCCTTCCACTACCATAATGACTTCATCTACTGGCTCACCCCACATGGCCGCCGCTTCCTGCGGGCCTGCCAGGTGGCCCATGACCATACAG ACCAGGTCATCAGGGAGCGGAAGGCAGCCCTTCAGGATGAGAAGGTGCGGAAGAAGATCCAGAACCGGAGGCACCTGGACTTCCTGGATATTCTCCTGGGTGCCCAG GATGAAGATGACAGCAAGCTGTCAGATGCAGACCTCCGGGCTGAGGTGGACACATTTATGTTTGGAGGCCATGACACCACCACCAGTGGTATCTCCTGGTTTCTCTACTGCATGGCCCTGTACCCTGAGCACCAGCATCGTTGTAGAGAGGAGGTCCGTGAGATCCTGGGGGACCAGGACTCCTTCCAGTG GGATGATCTGGGCAAAATGACTTATCTGACCATGTGCATCAAGGAGAGCTTCCGCCTCTACCCACCTGTGCCCCAGGTGTACTGCCAGCTCAGCAAGCCTGTCACCTTTGTGGATGGCCGGTCTCTACCTGCAG GAAGCCTGATCTCTATGCACATCTATGCCCTCCATAGGAACAGTGCTGTATGGCCCGACCCTGAG GTCTTTGACCCTCTGCGCTTTTCCACTGAGAATGCGTCCAAACGCCATCCCTTTTCCTTTATGCCCTTCTCTGCTGGGCCCAG GAACTGCATCGGGCAGCAGTTTGCCATGAGTGAGATGAAGGTGGTTACAGCCATGTGCTTGCTCCACTTTGAGTTCTCTCTGGACCCCTCACGGCTGCCCATCAAGATGCTCCAGCTTGTCCTGCGCTCCAAGAATGGCATCCACCTCCACCTGAAGCCACTGGGCCCTGGGTCTGGGAAGTAG
- the LOC101013375 gene encoding cytochrome P450 4B1 isoform X2, translating into MILDLRRQVNWKELSTEKLLVGRWHRKPQKQVRAFREKMQQGKRPRTGSGGTNSSLLFPKMGPLGIVRIQSGQNIQQTGSLDKVVSWAHQFPYAHPLWFGQFIGFLNIYEPDYAKAVYSRGDPKAPDVYDFFLQWIGRGLLVLEGPKWFQHRKLLTPGFHYDVLKPYVALFAESTRVMLDKWEEKAQEGKSFDIFCDVGHMALNTLMKCTFGRGDTGLGHRDSSYYLAVSDLTLLMQQRLVSFHYHNDFIYWLTPHGRRFLRACQVAHDHTDQVIRERKAALQDEKVRKKIQNRRHLDFLDILLGAQDEDDSKLSDADLRAEVDTFMFGGHDTTTSGISWFLYCMALYPEHQHRCREEVREILGDQDSFQWDDLGKMTYLTMCIKESFRLYPPVPQVYCQLSKPVTFVDGRSLPAGSLISMHIYALHRNSAVWPDPEVFDPLRFSTENASKRHPFSFMPFSAGPRNCIGQQFAMSEMKVVTAMCLLHFEFSLDPSRLPIKMLQLVLRSKNGIHLHLKPLGPGSGK; encoded by the exons ATGATTCTGGACCTCAGGAGACAGGTAAACTGGAAAGAGCTGTCAACTGAGAAATTGTTGGTAGGTAGATGGCACAGGAAACCACAGAAGCAGGTGAGAGCTTTCAGGGAGAAGATGCAACAAGGGAAGAGGCCAAGGACTGGATCTGGAGGAACAAACA GCTCGCTCCTCTTCCCTAAAATGGGACCACTTGGAATTGTGAGGATTCAATCAGGTCAAAAT ATCCAGCAGACCGGGAGCCTGGACAAAGTGGTGTCCTGGGCCCACCAGTTCCCGTATGCCCACCCACTCTGGTTCGGACAGTTCATTGGCTTCCTGAACATCTATGAGCCCGACTATGCCAAAGCTGTGTACAGCCGTGGGG ACCCTAAGGCCCCTGATGTGTATGACTTCTTCCTCCAGTGGATTG GGAGAGGCCTGCTAGTTCTTGAGGGGCCCAAGTGGTTCCAGCACCGCAAGCTGCTCACACCTGGCTTTCATTATGATGTGCTGAAGCCCTATGTGGCTCTGTTCGCTGAGTCCACACGTGTCATGCTG GACAAGTGGGAAGAGAAGGCTCAGGAGGGTAAGTCCTTTGACATCTTCTGCGATGTGGGCCACATGGCGCTGAACACGCTCATGAAGTGCACCTTTGGAAGAGGAGACACCGGCCTGGGCCACAG GGACAGCAGCTACTACCTTGCAGTCAGCGATCTCACTCTGTTGATGCAGCAGCGCCTTGTGTCCTTCCACTACCATAATGACTTCATCTACTGGCTCACCCCACATGGCCGCCGCTTCCTGCGGGCCTGCCAGGTGGCCCATGACCATACAG ACCAGGTCATCAGGGAGCGGAAGGCAGCCCTTCAGGATGAGAAGGTGCGGAAGAAGATCCAGAACCGGAGGCACCTGGACTTCCTGGATATTCTCCTGGGTGCCCAG GATGAAGATGACAGCAAGCTGTCAGATGCAGACCTCCGGGCTGAGGTGGACACATTTATGTTTGGAGGCCATGACACCACCACCAGTGGTATCTCCTGGTTTCTCTACTGCATGGCCCTGTACCCTGAGCACCAGCATCGTTGTAGAGAGGAGGTCCGTGAGATCCTGGGGGACCAGGACTCCTTCCAGTG GGATGATCTGGGCAAAATGACTTATCTGACCATGTGCATCAAGGAGAGCTTCCGCCTCTACCCACCTGTGCCCCAGGTGTACTGCCAGCTCAGCAAGCCTGTCACCTTTGTGGATGGCCGGTCTCTACCTGCAG GAAGCCTGATCTCTATGCACATCTATGCCCTCCATAGGAACAGTGCTGTATGGCCCGACCCTGAG GTCTTTGACCCTCTGCGCTTTTCCACTGAGAATGCGTCCAAACGCCATCCCTTTTCCTTTATGCCCTTCTCTGCTGGGCCCAG GAACTGCATCGGGCAGCAGTTTGCCATGAGTGAGATGAAGGTGGTTACAGCCATGTGCTTGCTCCACTTTGAGTTCTCTCTGGACCCCTCACGGCTGCCCATCAAGATGCTCCAGCTTGTCCTGCGCTCCAAGAATGGCATCCACCTCCACCTGAAGCCACTGGGCCCTGGGTCTGGGAAGTAG
- the LOC101013375 gene encoding cytochrome P450 4B1 isoform X4 translates to MTHSSSSKVTVPPWDTSWKTPWSFPLQHFCACCFLTQNAFPLCFTQPEPHHPSSFTLNVVSNKKPSKITLSKQALPIQQTGSLDKVVSWAHQFPYAHPLWFGQFIGFLNIYEPDYAKAVYSRGGRGLLVLEGPKWFQHRKLLTPGFHYDVLKPYVALFAESTRVMLDKWEEKAQEGKSFDIFCDVGHMALNTLMKCTFGRGDTGLGHRDSSYYLAVSDLTLLMQQRLVSFHYHNDFIYWLTPHGRRFLRACQVAHDHTDQVIRERKAALQDEKVRKKIQNRRHLDFLDILLGAQDEDDSKLSDADLRAEVDTFMFGGHDTTTSGISWFLYCMALYPEHQHRCREEVREILGDQDSFQWDDLGKMTYLTMCIKESFRLYPPVPQVYCQLSKPVTFVDGRSLPAGSLISMHIYALHRNSAVWPDPEVFDPLRFSTENASKRHPFSFMPFSAGPRNCIGQQFAMSEMKVVTAMCLLHFEFSLDPSRLPIKMLQLVLRSKNGIHLHLKPLGPGSGK, encoded by the exons ATGACCCATTCAAGCTCATCCAAGGTGACTGTCCCACCATGGGACACCTCCTGGAAGACACCGTGGTCTTTCCCACTCCAGCACTTTTGTGCTTGCTGTTTTCTCACCCAGAATGCTTTTCCTTTATGCTTCACACAGCCAGAGCCTCACCATCCTTCAAGTTTCACCTTAAATGTTGTCTCCAACAAGAAGCCTTCCAAGATCACCCTATCGAAGCAGGCCCTCCCT ATCCAGCAGACCGGGAGCCTGGACAAAGTGGTGTCCTGGGCCCACCAGTTCCCGTATGCCCACCCACTCTGGTTCGGACAGTTCATTGGCTTCCTGAACATCTATGAGCCCGACTATGCCAAAGCTGTGTACAGCCGTGGGG GGAGAGGCCTGCTAGTTCTTGAGGGGCCCAAGTGGTTCCAGCACCGCAAGCTGCTCACACCTGGCTTTCATTATGATGTGCTGAAGCCCTATGTGGCTCTGTTCGCTGAGTCCACACGTGTCATGCTG GACAAGTGGGAAGAGAAGGCTCAGGAGGGTAAGTCCTTTGACATCTTCTGCGATGTGGGCCACATGGCGCTGAACACGCTCATGAAGTGCACCTTTGGAAGAGGAGACACCGGCCTGGGCCACAG GGACAGCAGCTACTACCTTGCAGTCAGCGATCTCACTCTGTTGATGCAGCAGCGCCTTGTGTCCTTCCACTACCATAATGACTTCATCTACTGGCTCACCCCACATGGCCGCCGCTTCCTGCGGGCCTGCCAGGTGGCCCATGACCATACAG ACCAGGTCATCAGGGAGCGGAAGGCAGCCCTTCAGGATGAGAAGGTGCGGAAGAAGATCCAGAACCGGAGGCACCTGGACTTCCTGGATATTCTCCTGGGTGCCCAG GATGAAGATGACAGCAAGCTGTCAGATGCAGACCTCCGGGCTGAGGTGGACACATTTATGTTTGGAGGCCATGACACCACCACCAGTGGTATCTCCTGGTTTCTCTACTGCATGGCCCTGTACCCTGAGCACCAGCATCGTTGTAGAGAGGAGGTCCGTGAGATCCTGGGGGACCAGGACTCCTTCCAGTG GGATGATCTGGGCAAAATGACTTATCTGACCATGTGCATCAAGGAGAGCTTCCGCCTCTACCCACCTGTGCCCCAGGTGTACTGCCAGCTCAGCAAGCCTGTCACCTTTGTGGATGGCCGGTCTCTACCTGCAG GAAGCCTGATCTCTATGCACATCTATGCCCTCCATAGGAACAGTGCTGTATGGCCCGACCCTGAG GTCTTTGACCCTCTGCGCTTTTCCACTGAGAATGCGTCCAAACGCCATCCCTTTTCCTTTATGCCCTTCTCTGCTGGGCCCAG GAACTGCATCGGGCAGCAGTTTGCCATGAGTGAGATGAAGGTGGTTACAGCCATGTGCTTGCTCCACTTTGAGTTCTCTCTGGACCCCTCACGGCTGCCCATCAAGATGCTCCAGCTTGTCCTGCGCTCCAAGAATGGCATCCACCTCCACCTGAAGCCACTGGGCCCTGGGTCTGGGAAGTAG
- the LOC101013375 gene encoding cytochrome P450 4B1 isoform X3: MTHSSSSKVTVPPWDTSWKTPWSFPLQHFCACCFLTQNAFPLCFTQPEPHHPSSFTLNVVSNKKPSKITLSKQALPIQQTGSLDKVVSWAHQFPYAHPLWFGQFIGFLNIYEPDYAKAVYSRGDPKAPDVYDFFLQWIGRGLLVLEGPKWFQHRKLLTPGFHYDVLKPYVALFAESTRVMLDKWEEKAQEGKSFDIFCDVGHMALNTLMKCTFGRGDTGLGHRDSSYYLAVSDLTLLMQQRLVSFHYHNDFIYWLTPHGRRFLRACQVAHDHTDQVIRERKAALQDEKVRKKIQNRRHLDFLDILLGAQDEDDSKLSDADLRAEVDTFMFGGHDTTTSGISWFLYCMALYPEHQHRCREEVREILGDQDSFQWDDLGKMTYLTMCIKESFRLYPPVPQVYCQLSKPVTFVDGRSLPAGSLISMHIYALHRNSAVWPDPEVPFPWAGRSDRVGDWEGHRLPEPGECLSKACLLRSLTLCAFPLRMRPNAIPFPLCPSLLGPGMERPSIPGPQDWGGEGG, encoded by the exons ATGACCCATTCAAGCTCATCCAAGGTGACTGTCCCACCATGGGACACCTCCTGGAAGACACCGTGGTCTTTCCCACTCCAGCACTTTTGTGCTTGCTGTTTTCTCACCCAGAATGCTTTTCCTTTATGCTTCACACAGCCAGAGCCTCACCATCCTTCAAGTTTCACCTTAAATGTTGTCTCCAACAAGAAGCCTTCCAAGATCACCCTATCGAAGCAGGCCCTCCCT ATCCAGCAGACCGGGAGCCTGGACAAAGTGGTGTCCTGGGCCCACCAGTTCCCGTATGCCCACCCACTCTGGTTCGGACAGTTCATTGGCTTCCTGAACATCTATGAGCCCGACTATGCCAAAGCTGTGTACAGCCGTGGGG ACCCTAAGGCCCCTGATGTGTATGACTTCTTCCTCCAGTGGATTG GGAGAGGCCTGCTAGTTCTTGAGGGGCCCAAGTGGTTCCAGCACCGCAAGCTGCTCACACCTGGCTTTCATTATGATGTGCTGAAGCCCTATGTGGCTCTGTTCGCTGAGTCCACACGTGTCATGCTG GACAAGTGGGAAGAGAAGGCTCAGGAGGGTAAGTCCTTTGACATCTTCTGCGATGTGGGCCACATGGCGCTGAACACGCTCATGAAGTGCACCTTTGGAAGAGGAGACACCGGCCTGGGCCACAG GGACAGCAGCTACTACCTTGCAGTCAGCGATCTCACTCTGTTGATGCAGCAGCGCCTTGTGTCCTTCCACTACCATAATGACTTCATCTACTGGCTCACCCCACATGGCCGCCGCTTCCTGCGGGCCTGCCAGGTGGCCCATGACCATACAG ACCAGGTCATCAGGGAGCGGAAGGCAGCCCTTCAGGATGAGAAGGTGCGGAAGAAGATCCAGAACCGGAGGCACCTGGACTTCCTGGATATTCTCCTGGGTGCCCAG GATGAAGATGACAGCAAGCTGTCAGATGCAGACCTCCGGGCTGAGGTGGACACATTTATGTTTGGAGGCCATGACACCACCACCAGTGGTATCTCCTGGTTTCTCTACTGCATGGCCCTGTACCCTGAGCACCAGCATCGTTGTAGAGAGGAGGTCCGTGAGATCCTGGGGGACCAGGACTCCTTCCAGTG GGATGATCTGGGCAAAATGACTTATCTGACCATGTGCATCAAGGAGAGCTTCCGCCTCTACCCACCTGTGCCCCAGGTGTACTGCCAGCTCAGCAAGCCTGTCACCTTTGTGGATGGCCGGTCTCTACCTGCAG GAAGCCTGATCTCTATGCACATCTATGCCCTCCATAGGAACAGTGCTGTATGGCCCGACCCTGAGGTACCCTTTCCATGGGCTGGGAGATCAGACAGAGTGGGGGACTGGGAGGGTCACCGTCTGCCAGAACCTGGTGAGTGTTTAAGCAAGGCCTGTCTCCTCAGGTCTTTGACCCTCTGCGCTTTTCCACTGAGAATGCGTCCAAACGCCATCCCTTTTCCTTTATGCCCTTCTCTGCTGGGCCCAGGTATGGAGAGACCCAGTATCCCAGGCCCTCAGGACTGGGGAGGAGAGGGTGGATGA
- the LOC101013375 gene encoding cytochrome P450 4B1 isoform X1 — MTHSSSSKVTVPPWDTSWKTPWSFPLQHFCACCFLTQNAFPLCFTQPEPHHPSSFTLNVVSNKKPSKITLSKQALPIQQTGSLDKVVSWAHQFPYAHPLWFGQFIGFLNIYEPDYAKAVYSRGDPKAPDVYDFFLQWIGRGLLVLEGPKWFQHRKLLTPGFHYDVLKPYVALFAESTRVMLDKWEEKAQEGKSFDIFCDVGHMALNTLMKCTFGRGDTGLGHRDSSYYLAVSDLTLLMQQRLVSFHYHNDFIYWLTPHGRRFLRACQVAHDHTDQVIRERKAALQDEKVRKKIQNRRHLDFLDILLGAQDEDDSKLSDADLRAEVDTFMFGGHDTTTSGISWFLYCMALYPEHQHRCREEVREILGDQDSFQWDDLGKMTYLTMCIKESFRLYPPVPQVYCQLSKPVTFVDGRSLPAGSLISMHIYALHRNSAVWPDPEVFDPLRFSTENASKRHPFSFMPFSAGPRNCIGQQFAMSEMKVVTAMCLLHFEFSLDPSRLPIKMLQLVLRSKNGIHLHLKPLGPGSGK, encoded by the exons ATGACCCATTCAAGCTCATCCAAGGTGACTGTCCCACCATGGGACACCTCCTGGAAGACACCGTGGTCTTTCCCACTCCAGCACTTTTGTGCTTGCTGTTTTCTCACCCAGAATGCTTTTCCTTTATGCTTCACACAGCCAGAGCCTCACCATCCTTCAAGTTTCACCTTAAATGTTGTCTCCAACAAGAAGCCTTCCAAGATCACCCTATCGAAGCAGGCCCTCCCT ATCCAGCAGACCGGGAGCCTGGACAAAGTGGTGTCCTGGGCCCACCAGTTCCCGTATGCCCACCCACTCTGGTTCGGACAGTTCATTGGCTTCCTGAACATCTATGAGCCCGACTATGCCAAAGCTGTGTACAGCCGTGGGG ACCCTAAGGCCCCTGATGTGTATGACTTCTTCCTCCAGTGGATTG GGAGAGGCCTGCTAGTTCTTGAGGGGCCCAAGTGGTTCCAGCACCGCAAGCTGCTCACACCTGGCTTTCATTATGATGTGCTGAAGCCCTATGTGGCTCTGTTCGCTGAGTCCACACGTGTCATGCTG GACAAGTGGGAAGAGAAGGCTCAGGAGGGTAAGTCCTTTGACATCTTCTGCGATGTGGGCCACATGGCGCTGAACACGCTCATGAAGTGCACCTTTGGAAGAGGAGACACCGGCCTGGGCCACAG GGACAGCAGCTACTACCTTGCAGTCAGCGATCTCACTCTGTTGATGCAGCAGCGCCTTGTGTCCTTCCACTACCATAATGACTTCATCTACTGGCTCACCCCACATGGCCGCCGCTTCCTGCGGGCCTGCCAGGTGGCCCATGACCATACAG ACCAGGTCATCAGGGAGCGGAAGGCAGCCCTTCAGGATGAGAAGGTGCGGAAGAAGATCCAGAACCGGAGGCACCTGGACTTCCTGGATATTCTCCTGGGTGCCCAG GATGAAGATGACAGCAAGCTGTCAGATGCAGACCTCCGGGCTGAGGTGGACACATTTATGTTTGGAGGCCATGACACCACCACCAGTGGTATCTCCTGGTTTCTCTACTGCATGGCCCTGTACCCTGAGCACCAGCATCGTTGTAGAGAGGAGGTCCGTGAGATCCTGGGGGACCAGGACTCCTTCCAGTG GGATGATCTGGGCAAAATGACTTATCTGACCATGTGCATCAAGGAGAGCTTCCGCCTCTACCCACCTGTGCCCCAGGTGTACTGCCAGCTCAGCAAGCCTGTCACCTTTGTGGATGGCCGGTCTCTACCTGCAG GAAGCCTGATCTCTATGCACATCTATGCCCTCCATAGGAACAGTGCTGTATGGCCCGACCCTGAG GTCTTTGACCCTCTGCGCTTTTCCACTGAGAATGCGTCCAAACGCCATCCCTTTTCCTTTATGCCCTTCTCTGCTGGGCCCAG GAACTGCATCGGGCAGCAGTTTGCCATGAGTGAGATGAAGGTGGTTACAGCCATGTGCTTGCTCCACTTTGAGTTCTCTCTGGACCCCTCACGGCTGCCCATCAAGATGCTCCAGCTTGTCCTGCGCTCCAAGAATGGCATCCACCTCCACCTGAAGCCACTGGGCCCTGGGTCTGGGAAGTAG
- the LOC101013375 gene encoding cytochrome P450 4B1 isoform X9, with the protein MTHSSSSKVTVPPWDTSWKTPWSFPLQHFCACCFLTQNAFPLCFTQPEPHHPSSFTLNVVSNKKPSKITLSKQALPIQQTGSLDKVVSWAHQFPYAHPLWFGQFIGFLNIYEPDYAKAVYSRGDPKAPDVYDFFLQWIGRGLLVLEGPKWFQHRKLLTPGFHYDVLKPYVALFAESTRVMLDKWEEKAQEGKSFDIFCDVGHMALNTLMKCTFGRGDTGLGHRDSSYYLAVSDLTLLMQQRLVSFHYHNDFIYWLTPHGRRFLRACQVAHDHTDQVIRERKAALQDEKVRKKIQNRRHLDFLDILLGAQDEDDSKLSDADLRAEVDTFMFGGHDTTTSGISWFLYCMALYPEHQHRCREEVREILGDQDSFQWDDLGKMTYLTMCIKESFRLYPPVPQVYCQLSKPVTFVDGRSLPAGSLISMHIYALHRNSAVWPDPEVPFPWAGRSDRVGDWEGHRLPEPGTASGSSLP; encoded by the exons ATGACCCATTCAAGCTCATCCAAGGTGACTGTCCCACCATGGGACACCTCCTGGAAGACACCGTGGTCTTTCCCACTCCAGCACTTTTGTGCTTGCTGTTTTCTCACCCAGAATGCTTTTCCTTTATGCTTCACACAGCCAGAGCCTCACCATCCTTCAAGTTTCACCTTAAATGTTGTCTCCAACAAGAAGCCTTCCAAGATCACCCTATCGAAGCAGGCCCTCCCT ATCCAGCAGACCGGGAGCCTGGACAAAGTGGTGTCCTGGGCCCACCAGTTCCCGTATGCCCACCCACTCTGGTTCGGACAGTTCATTGGCTTCCTGAACATCTATGAGCCCGACTATGCCAAAGCTGTGTACAGCCGTGGGG ACCCTAAGGCCCCTGATGTGTATGACTTCTTCCTCCAGTGGATTG GGAGAGGCCTGCTAGTTCTTGAGGGGCCCAAGTGGTTCCAGCACCGCAAGCTGCTCACACCTGGCTTTCATTATGATGTGCTGAAGCCCTATGTGGCTCTGTTCGCTGAGTCCACACGTGTCATGCTG GACAAGTGGGAAGAGAAGGCTCAGGAGGGTAAGTCCTTTGACATCTTCTGCGATGTGGGCCACATGGCGCTGAACACGCTCATGAAGTGCACCTTTGGAAGAGGAGACACCGGCCTGGGCCACAG GGACAGCAGCTACTACCTTGCAGTCAGCGATCTCACTCTGTTGATGCAGCAGCGCCTTGTGTCCTTCCACTACCATAATGACTTCATCTACTGGCTCACCCCACATGGCCGCCGCTTCCTGCGGGCCTGCCAGGTGGCCCATGACCATACAG ACCAGGTCATCAGGGAGCGGAAGGCAGCCCTTCAGGATGAGAAGGTGCGGAAGAAGATCCAGAACCGGAGGCACCTGGACTTCCTGGATATTCTCCTGGGTGCCCAG GATGAAGATGACAGCAAGCTGTCAGATGCAGACCTCCGGGCTGAGGTGGACACATTTATGTTTGGAGGCCATGACACCACCACCAGTGGTATCTCCTGGTTTCTCTACTGCATGGCCCTGTACCCTGAGCACCAGCATCGTTGTAGAGAGGAGGTCCGTGAGATCCTGGGGGACCAGGACTCCTTCCAGTG GGATGATCTGGGCAAAATGACTTATCTGACCATGTGCATCAAGGAGAGCTTCCGCCTCTACCCACCTGTGCCCCAGGTGTACTGCCAGCTCAGCAAGCCTGTCACCTTTGTGGATGGCCGGTCTCTACCTGCAG GAAGCCTGATCTCTATGCACATCTATGCCCTCCATAGGAACAGTGCTGTATGGCCCGACCCTGAGGTACCCTTTCCATGGGCTGGGAGATCAGACAGAGTGGGGGACTGGGAGGGTCACCGTCTGCCAGAACCTG GAACTGCATCGGGCAGCAGTTTGCCATGA